From Allofrancisella guangzhouensis, a single genomic window includes:
- a CDS encoding oligopeptide:H+ symporter: protein MNKDNKTLSAPFWIVWAIEFWERFGFYGFQAIIALYFTNKIGLTETQTIYIMGSFFAFTYGFVWIGGYLGDKVLGAKRSVILGSVILAASYCSFSFADKETIYYTLAGIIIGNAIFKANPSSLISKMFEKGDSRLDGAMTLYYMAINVGSLFSMSITPIIAEIWGYKYAFIVCGIGLIVGVIGFFYFYQKMQALYTNAGSKPLNKTKFVYTLAGALISLLIIANILPNTKLCVSLTAIVVIIATTYFLYIAFSSGSYERNRMLVALVLIVQAIIFFALYFQMPTTLTFFAVHNVQLNILGWDVPAAQYQVLNPFWIVVLSPILAILYKKNNSSHASKFCFGMVMMFSSYAILYSTKFFAIEGLVSGNWLIISYAASSLGELLISGLGLAMVAELCPAAFSGFVMGFWFISSMIASYLASYVGSFIALPEGVTLTTQESLETYTHVFGVIALALIIITILMIIMIPTLNKYIKGIHTIEDHKMENV from the coding sequence ATGAATAAAGATAACAAAACACTCTCAGCCCCCTTTTGGATTGTTTGGGCGATCGAATTTTGGGAAAGATTTGGTTTTTATGGCTTCCAAGCTATTATTGCCTTGTATTTTACAAACAAAATAGGGCTGACTGAAACACAAACGATATATATAATGGGTTCTTTCTTTGCTTTCACATATGGCTTTGTATGGATAGGAGGCTATTTGGGTGATAAGGTACTTGGTGCAAAACGAAGTGTCATTTTAGGATCAGTAATACTGGCAGCTTCTTATTGTTCTTTTAGCTTTGCTGATAAAGAAACTATCTACTATACACTTGCTGGTATCATAATAGGAAACGCTATTTTTAAAGCCAATCCATCATCACTGATATCAAAAATGTTTGAAAAAGGTGATAGTAGACTAGATGGAGCTATGACACTATATTATATGGCTATAAATGTTGGCTCTCTATTTTCCATGAGTATAACTCCTATCATAGCTGAAATATGGGGCTATAAATATGCTTTTATAGTTTGTGGTATAGGTCTTATTGTAGGGGTTATAGGCTTTTTCTATTTCTACCAAAAAATGCAAGCCTTGTATACAAATGCTGGAAGTAAACCTTTAAACAAAACTAAATTTGTCTATACATTAGCGGGAGCTTTAATTTCCTTACTAATAATAGCTAACATATTACCAAATACTAAGCTATGTGTTAGTTTAACTGCTATAGTTGTGATTATTGCTACAACCTACTTTTTATACATAGCTTTTTCTTCAGGTAGTTATGAAAGAAATAGGATGCTTGTAGCTCTGGTTTTAATAGTTCAAGCAATTATATTTTTTGCTTTATATTTTCAAATGCCTACTACTCTTACTTTTTTTGCAGTGCATAACGTACAATTAAATATCTTAGGATGGGATGTACCAGCTGCACAATATCAGGTATTAAATCCATTCTGGATAGTTGTATTATCGCCAATATTAGCTATTCTATATAAGAAAAACAACTCAAGCCACGCTAGTAAATTTTGTTTTGGTATGGTTATGATGTTTAGCTCTTACGCTATCCTTTACTCTACAAAATTCTTTGCTATAGAAGGCTTGGTTTCCGGAAACTGGCTGATAATCTCATATGCAGCCTCATCTTTAGGTGAGCTTTTAATTTCTGGTCTTGGTTTAGCTATGGTTGCTGAACTTTGCCCAGCTGCTTTTTCAGGTTTTGTCATGGGATTTTGGTTTATCTCCAGCATGATTGCTTCATATCTAGCTTCTTATGTTGGATCTTTTATAGCTCTTCCAGAAGGAGTTACCCTAACAACTCAAGAAAGCCTAGAAACTTATACTCACGTATTTGGTGTTATAGCATTAGCTCTTATCATAATTACTATTCTAATGATAATCATGATACCTACTTTAAATAAGTATATTAAGGGCATCCACACTATAGAAGATCATAAAATGGAGAATGTTTAA